The Flavobacterium johnsoniae UW101 genomic interval TCTCGTAAACTGCAGAGCAAAATCATTTGAATGTTTTGCGTAGATTAATCTCAGTTCATACATAAATAGGTTAAAACTTATACCATGCAGTTCATTATCATTACCGCTAACTGCTGGATCTCTGGTGACAAAATACAGCACTTTATATATCAAGGATAGAATTAACATCTCCTTTTCATCCAATTTTATCTTAATTGAAGCTCTTGTAATTATAAAGTGTAAGGCTTCAATTAGTTCCTGTCGCAAACTATTTTTTATTGCGAATTCAAAGCTGAAAGTGATCAGGTAAAACTGAAGCTTTCCTTCAAACTGCACGATGCTGCAAAATGAATCGCTTGGTATCACCAGCAGATCCATTTCTGCCAGAACCTGATCAGTCTTCTGAAACTGGACAGTTAGTTTTCCGGATTTAATTAATAAAATGGAATAGTTTGATACCCGAAATGATTCACTCACAGGGGATTTTGATACATAATTTTTGATAATATGAATAGCTAATCCCCTAATGGGCAGATCATCCAGGTTGGTATTGATCAAATCTCTGATCATAATTTCTACATTTAAACTGAAAATTAAAATTGAGTTAATTTGGTTAATCCTTTTCGCCGAAAGCCCTTTCCATAATTGTAAAGGCCATAAAATATAGATTTGATAAGGTCGTTATATACAGTAGATAGGTCAGCTTTCGCGGATGGGTTATTCTTTTCTCACCGTTTAAAAGGTATTCCACTATTTCATCATAACTAAATAGATCGATTATAAAATAAAGACATACAACATTCAGTATGATAAGTAAAGTGTAGAATATAGTTCGACGTTTCATTTTTCAGTTATAATTGTTTCAGTTTTTAATGAGTGAAGGCAGTAGAGCGATAACTGTGATTACTGCCGCCTGGTTCTTCTTGAAAAAAGGTCGGGCAGGTTTTGTGCCCACTGATTTTTCCCAGTCGCGATCCTTGCGCTCGGCCTCGGCAAACAGTGCATAACTTGAAATAGTGGATACGGTAAGTATGGTTTCCTTTTCATCTGCATCTAAATCCGTATTTTCCACAACAGCTGCATCAAAATCAATTATGTAGTCTCTTACCACAGCGTATGCTGCATCTTGCTGGACTATTAGATTTTGAACAAACGTGGTCAGCATTATTTTACTCGATGAACTTATAAAACTATTTTGAATAATTTCAATAAGTTTGGTATCAGGATCGTTTAAGATGTCTAGAATTTCCTGATCCGAGTATCCCAAATTAGCCGCTTTAGCAGTGGAATTTCCTTGTAAAAATCTCAATATAAATGAAATCTGGTTATTGATTTCTGCTGCAGAATTAGGGGTGTTATTATCCTTTAAAAAGTTCTGTAAAATATTATAATATTCTTTACCCGCGCTGTCAAAAGGATTTTTGGAACCCAATGCGGAAGCACCAGTGGTTTCAAGATCTTCATAGTGAGAAATTAGATTTTTGTCAATTACTGCTTCTGAGTCAGTTGAGCAGGCAGTAAATAGTAAAAATACAAAACTGGTTAATAATAAATTTTTCATGATTTGTTTGTTTGAAGTGAATAAGAATTTCTTCTCAGTTCATTTCATCCGGATTAGCAGAACCTCTATCCGGCACGATGCCCGATATTTTGCTATTGAATTCGAAACAAATCTACTCTCGCCAAAAATGTCAAACAAGCTCAGTAGTGTGGGTTTTCGGTAAATCAGGTATGGATTTTCGGTAAATCCACACCCTGTTTTTAAAATTAACCCACTACTATTCAGCGTTTTATGTAAATTTTATGTTACTTTTATGTTATGGAGACGTTAATAAGACTAGAATAGCGTTTGATTCTCCTTTTACGAAAGATTCGCCTCAAAAACATCAAATATGACTCAGCATCGCTATCTCTTTCTTCTTATTACCACTCAGTTAATTATATCCCAAGGAAATAATTTCAAGATACCTGATTCCTTAAGGAACAAGAACTATGAATATCTTGACGATAAAATTTACTTCTACAAAGGAGATAGCACAAAAGCTGCAATATATATGTATACGTATCTCTATAAGGCAAAAAAAGAACAGAACTACACAGAAATTGTCAATGGCTATCAAAATATCCTTCATGAATCGCCAGAAAAACAAAGATTAATTTATGCTGACAGCATGATATTGGAAGCACAAAAATCAGGTATGAATACTTTACTGGGTTCAGCCTATCTGTCCAAAGGGATTGTATATTATAGTAGAAAAGAGCTTCATGAGGCCTTAGACAATTACATAGAAGCAAACAAATACATTTCCAAAACTTCGGACCAGTATTTAAAATATAAGGTTAAGTATAATATTGCCATTATTAAATCCTATTTAGGTTATTATGATGAAGCTATTGCCTTATTGACTGAGTGTGTGGATCATTTTAAGAATGAGGGGGCAAGACCCTATTTAAATTCTCTTCATGCCCTGGGACTTGCCTACAATAAAATTGGAAATTATGGCAAATGCACCCAGACCAATCTTTTAGGACTATCCGAAAGCGAACGGCTGGGAAATAAGGACATGGTCCCCTATTTCATCCATTCCGAAGCAGTCAATCAATTTTTTAAGGAAGATTACAATGATGCTATAAAAAATCTTAAATCAGTATCAGACCAGATCAAAAAAAATGAAGATTTTGCAAGTGAATCTATAAGCTGTTTTTACATTGGCAAAAGTTACTGGAAATTAAAAAAGTATGAAAATGCCGTTTCTTATTTTTTAAAAGTAGATCAAATTTATAAAAGTCATGGCTATATCAGGCCTGATCTGCGTGAGGCTTATGAATTATTAATCAAATATTATAAAACGAAGAACAACTTGGATTTACAACTATATTGTATTGATCAATTGCTTCTGGCAGATAACTACCTTAATGAAACCTATAAATATTTGGTAAGTAAACTGCACAAGGAATACGACACAAATGAGCTTATCTTTGAAAAAGAACAAATCCAGGAGCAGTTCATAAAAAAGAAAAAACAAGTTTATGCATTCACAGGTTTGGCAGTTTCACTGCTCTTGCTATCATTGTTTTTGACCTTTAACCACTTTAGAAACAGGAGACTTTACAAAAAAAACTTTGATCAGTTAATGCTGCAGTTGAATACTGGTAAGGCTCCTAAAGATAAATTCAGATCATCTGGTGATAATCTGGCAGATATAAATCCTGAAACGGTTTCCTATATAATTAAACAGCTGGAAAAATTTGAAAACGAAAAAAAATTCCTGCAGAAGGATTTAACTATCTCTAAATTGGCCGTAATGTTTAATTCAAATCAAACCTATGTATCAAGAATCATTCGTCATTACAGCGGAAAAGCATTCAAAGATTATATAAATGATCTGAAAATTGAACACATTATCGCCTTGCTTCACAATAACAAAAAAATAAGAAAATATAATAATGTAGCGTTGGCAGAAGAAGCTGGTTTCGGCAGCAAACAGCTCTTTGCGCAATTATTTAAAGCCAAAACAGGTATGCCGACAGCTTACTTTATCGAACAGCTTAAAACGGAAAGTCTGTGATGTATAAACTGTAACAAATTTTTAAATTATATATTTGCCCGCGTAATTAAAAAAACAATTTATCATGAACGATCTTATTGCAAAAATCAACGCAGAAATTGAAACGTTTAAAACGGAAACTGAATCTTTTTCAGAAAAAGGGGTAAAAGCCGCTGGAGCAAGAGCTCGTAAAGCATCTTTAGAAATTGAGAAACTTTTAAAAGAGTTCAGAAAAGTTTCTATTGAAGAATCAAAAAAATAAAAAAAAAAAAGAAAGATGTTTTAAACATCTTTCTTTTTTTCTATGTAATAAAATTTATCCTCTGCATCTCCATATTTATTTTCAACTAATTTGAAAAAATCTGCTAAAGTAATTTGTCTATAAAAGCAAATAATTTTTAAAGTAGAAACCGGAATCTTATAACCTTCTATTTGATTGATTTTTCGAGCTATCGATTCGTGAACGTTATGTTGTCTTGCCCAATCTCTGAATGAATCAATATCCTTCATCCATTCTTCTTTTATAAAATTACAAACATGCTGATCCACTAGAAATACTTTCGTTTTCTGTGGTTTCATGACAGGTTTGCTATTTTCATTTTTTAAAGCCATTAAGACAAAAGAATTGAATAATTATATTTTTTCTGCACACGATAGTGTGCGATTCAAAATATTATTCTATATTTGTTATCAAATACATATATTTGCGATACTTCAAATAATATAAAATGAAGCATTCGCTTTGAACCTGCTCTCTAAAACTGGTAATTTTAATACGCGCAGGAAGATAAGTGCAAATGCTCACGCCATATGGCGTGGGCTCACTTATTGCGCGTATGGTATACCAGTACCTAGAGAGCTATAAGCTGAGTTTAAACCCACGCCTCCTTTTAAAGGGCGAAACAAATTTCTCAACTTTTCTTAGCTACTGCTCTCTAAAAGTCTCGCATTAAACTAAACAGTTTAATTTAAAACTACACTATTTGTAAAAAGTCCAAAAAAGATTATGCTATTAAGCCGTTTACTTAATACATAAAAAATGGCCCTCTACTGCAGCGACCAAACTAGAGCAGAGGACCTTAGCTAATCAAATATCCATTTAACTAACCAATCCCAATATTATGAATTATTTTTCATTTTACAAGGATGGAAAAGCTCTTTATTGCCTAATTTTTACGGGTATGCTACTGACTTTTTCATCATCGTTTGCCTACAATTCAAAAAGGCATTTAAACACTTTTTATCAACAGAATCAGGTAGAAGGAACCGTCACTGATCATACTTCCCCTCTGCCTGGTGTGACCATTACTATCAAAGGAAAATCAAACCTCTCAGCGATTACCGATTACAACGGTCATTATTTTATAAATGCAGCTGCAAGTGATTCTCTTGTCATTTCCTTCATAGGTTTTAAAACAAAAATCCTTCCAGTAGACGGAAATAGTAAAATAGACATTACACTAGACTACGATACGACAACACTTAAGGAAGTAAAAATAAATGCTGGATACTATTATGTTAAGGACAAAGAGCGGACGGGAAGTATCACTCGAATCACCTCCAGGGATATCAAAAGACAGCCCGTAACCAATGTGCTAGCAACCATGCAGGGAAGAATGCCCGGAGTCAACATCGTACAAAACACTGGTATGCCCGGCAGTGGGTTCACGGTAGAAATACGAGGAATAAACAGTTTAAGAAGCGACGGAAACAGCCCTCTTTATATAATAGATGGCGTACCGTACTCTTCCCAAGGCATAGGAAGCAGTTACACCTCAGCAAATATGCCACAGCAGAACAGCCCTCTTAACAGCATAAATCCTTTGGATATAGCAAGTATTGAAGTACTGAAAGATGCCGATGCAACTGCTATTTATGGTTCACGGGGAGCTAATGGTGTTGTGCTTATCACGACCAAAAAAAGCAAGGCCGGTAAAACCTCTTTCACGGCTGACTATTCAAATGGAATCGGAAGAGTAACCCGGTATAAAGATGTGCTCGATACACCAAGATATCTGGCGATGCGTAAAGAAGCTTTTGCCAATGACGGTGTAACACAGTATCCCTCCAATGCCTATGACATCAATGGCACATGGGATCAAAATCGAAACACCAACTGGCAGCGGGAACTCATCGGAGGAACTGCCGATTATACCAATTTAACCTCTACACTTTCAGGGGGCTCAGCACAGACTCAGTTTCGTCTTAGTGGAAATTATTCCAAAGAAACCACTGTATTTCCGGGAAGCTTTGACTATATCAGAGCTGGCGGAAGGGCAAACATAAATCATGAATCAGAAGACAAAAGATTTAAGGTCAATTTTTCAGCCGTTTATACTGCACAGGTTAGTTCAATGCCCCTAGTGGATTTTACACAGACAGCCTTGCAGCTTTCTCCCAATGCACCGGCATTATACGATCAATCCGGTAATCTGAATTGGGAAAACAATACCTTTCAAAATCCGCTGGCCATCCTGAACGGAAAAACAAAGGGAAATACCTACGATTTATTTGCTAATGTTTCGCTTTCCTATGAACTCGGAGCTGGTTTCACAGCAAGCGGCAACTTTGGTTACACAGATCTAGATCAGAAACAAATCAACCTGCAACCATCGACCATCTATAATCCTTCCTACGGACTGGGGACTGAATCTTCACTGGCTATTTCGAATGTCTTAAATCGTAATTCGTGGATTGTAGAACCAAAATTATCATGGGTAAAAAACATCGGCAATATGACAATTGATGCCCTGGCCGGAACGACCTTCCAGCAACAAAAAGGAGATCAGCTCATTACACAATCCAGGGGATTCAGCAGTAATAGTCTAGTCTCAAACCCAGCTTCTTCCTCAACAACTACAATTTTGAATAGTGATGAAACCATATACAAATATCAGGCGTTTTTCGCCAGAATAAATCTGAATTTGGCAGGAAGATATATCCTGAATTTCACCGGAAGAAGAGATGGCTCCAGCCGTTTTGGTCCCGGCAGGCAGTTTGCCGACTTTGGTGCCGTAGGAGCAGCCTGGATATTCAGTGAAAGCAAATGGCTGAATGAAAATATTTCGTTCCTAAGTTTTGGAAAAATACGAATGAGTTATGGTACAACTGGTAATGACCAGATAGGTGACTATCAGTTTATGGATACGTACAACACATCCGGAACCAAATATCAGGGTATCTCCGGAATGCAGCCCAGCAGACTTTTTAATGCTGATTTTGGATGGGAAACCAACAAAAAAGCAGAATTTGCAATTGAAACAGGCTTTATTAAAGACCGCATATTGGCTGGTTTTGCATGGTTTCAAAATCGATCCTCCAACCAGCTTGTCGGAATACCACTTCCGGGAACAACGGGTTTTTCTTCCATTCAGGCAAATCTGGATGCCACAGTCCAGAATACAGGTATAGAAATCACTCTGAAAACTCAAAATATAATCAACAATAATTTTAGCTGGTCTACAAACTTTAACCTGACAAGCATTAAAAATGAATTGCTTTCATTTCCGGGACTTGATGTCTCCACATACAAAAACAGATATGTAATCGGACAGCCTTTAAATTTAGTAAAAGCATACCATTACACAGGTATTGATCCTGCTACAGGTACTTACCAATTTGAAGATGTAAACGGTGATGGGGTATTTACGGCCAATGAAGACAAAAAAACAGTTAAGAACCTGAATCCAAAATATTACGGTGGTCTGCAGAATCATCTACGCTTCCATAAATTAGAATTGGATTTCCTGTTCCAGTTTGTAAAACAGGAAAATTATGATGAAAACTACGGTCAGCCTATGCCCGGTACAATGAACAATCAATCCACCAGTATTGCATCACATTGGCAGAGCGAAGATAAGGATCAGGGCACTTATCAGGGTTACAGTGTATCAAACTCATCCAAACTACAGGCTTACTTAAGGTATACACAGAGTGATGCTTCCATTAGTGATGCTTCTTATATCCGCCTGAAGAATATTTCTTTAACCTATGAGCTTCCAAAAACCTGGACCAAAAAAATTACATGCAGGCTCAGTCTACAGGGACAGAATGTACTGACTTTCACTAAATATAAAGGTATTGATCCCGAATTCAGGTCTACCGGATATCTCCCTCCCTTAAAAATCTACACCAGTAGTATACAGTTAACATTTTAATCTAATGCTTCTAAACATGAAAAATATCAAATTCATTATAAAATCAGAACTACTCAGTGTTACTTTCTCCTTTTTATTTTCAGCATGTACTGGCTTCACCGACGTAGATCTTCCCTCCTCGCAATTAACCGCAACCGCTGTATTTCAGGAAAAATCAACTGCGACAGCCGGTATGGTCGATATATATTCGAAAATGAGGGATAAAGGCCTCTTGACAGGCTATACTTCCGGCTTATCGGTCCAACTCGGTCTGTATGCTGATGAACTGAGCTTTTACGGCAGTCCTGCAACAATTCAGGCAAATTTTTATAATAACACGCTGATGCAGACCGATACTGCTCTTTTGGATTTATGGAACAGTAGTTACAGCCAGATTTATGCTGCAAATTCAGTTATTGAGGGTGTCAGCGCATCAGCTAAGCTTTCAGCTGCCGATAAACAGCAGCTAATGGGAGAGGCCATTTTTGTCCGCAGCCTGATTCATTTTTATCTGCTCAATACATTCGGCCCAATTCCCTACATAAACTCAACAAATTACAAAAACAACAGTACAGTTTCAAGACTGCCTGAAAAATCTGTTTACGAGAAAATTAAAAATGACCTCGAACTTGCAAGCGATCTTCTGCCGGAGGCATATGCCGGCAGTGACCGTACAAGACCTAACAAATTTGCCGCAAAAGCGCTACTTGCCCGTGTCTGCCTTTACATGGAATTATGGGAAGAGGCGGCAAATGCTGCCTCTGCAGTGCTAAATCAAACAGATCTTTACAAATGGCCACAGTCCATAAATAATCTTTTCGAAAAACAGAGTCTCTCCACAATCTGGCAGTTCATCCCCGCTACAACAGGAGCAAATACCTATGAAGGAATCTCCTTTGTTTTTCTGCAGGGTCCTCCTGCTTTGGTTGCCGTCTCATCAGATTTATATAATGCATTTACTTCAGAAGATTTAAGAAAAGTACAATGGATAAAAACAGTTTCAAACGGAAGTTCCACATGGTACCATGCTTATAAATATAAAAATCAGTCCAGCACAGCGGCTTCCATGGAATACTCGATAGTGCTTAGACTTGCTGAACAATATCTGATCAGGGCAGAATCGAGAGCGCATACAGGTGACCTGATTGGTGCCAAGGAAGATCTTAATAAAACAAGAAATCTTGCCGGGCTTACCAACACAGCTTCAGTAACCGCAGAAGAAATCCTTCAATCAGTCTATAGGGAGAGACAACTTGAACTGTTCACCGAATTCGGGCATCGTTTTTTTGATCTTAAAAGAACAGGCAGGCTCAACGAGGTATTATCCCCAGTTAAAGCGCAATGGAATACTTCTGACCGATTGTTCCCTTTACCTGAATCTGAACTATTGTTGAATCCAAATCTACTTCCGCAAAATGAAGGTTATTAATTATATATCCGCCGTTACTTTTTTCAGGTTTACCTGTTTCATTTTTTGGTTAGTATCCTGTCCCACTCTTTTGGGACAGGTTAACCAAAAAAGAATGCTGACGCCAACTGATTACCAACTCTGGAGCAAATTATATGCAGGGAAAATTTCAAACAATGGAAAATGGGTCAGCTACCGTCTGCATTACCCCTATACAGATACAGACACACTGGTTTTGCAGAAAGCTGAGTTTACTAAAAAGTACCTCTTCCCGCATTGCACAACAGGTAAATTTAATGCCGAACTTCAGTTTGCGTGCATCTCGCATGATACCTTATATCTCCAGAATCTTAAGACCGGAAAAACGGATATAGTTTCAAGCACAGTTGCTTTTGATTTTTCGGCAAACCATAAATTTATTGTTTTGTTTGTGAAAACGTCCGATAAAAAACTAAATCTTGAGATCCGAAATATGGCCGGAAACCAAATTTATCAAAAAAAAGAAATATCCAGTTATTGTTTTGATCCTGAACAAAACGGGCTAATCTATACTTCTTTAGAGCATAATCTTTACAATACGGAATTAATTCTATTTAAAAATGAAATTGAAAAAAGGATACTAACCACAAATCATAATGTGCCGGTAAAAAAACTTTTCTGGAAAGCAGGCGGGATTTCTTTTATGAGCCATAATCATGGGCAGTCCTGTTTCTATTACTACAATGTAGCCAAAGCCAAACTTAATACACTGGATTCAAAAAGTTCGGGTTTTCCTCAGGGAATGCAGATTACGGATTCTCCTATTGGAAATGCAATGCACTCAGAAAACGGCAGAAATGTAATTATATGGCTTAAAGAACATAATGACTTGCTACAAAAAACAGATCCCAAAAAAGTTCAGATCTGGAATACAAAAGATAAACTTTTGTTTGATTACAGAAAATATTTAAGTAATCCTAAAACATCTGATAAAATGGCTGTCTGGAATATGCAGGACAATACCGTTATTCAGATTACAGATAGAAAGTTTTCAAATGGATTTCTAAGTACGGATTATAATTCCGCCTTCATTTATGATCCGATTGCCTACGAACCGCAAAGCAAACAATTCTGCCCTTTTGATCTGTACATTATGGATCTAAAAAACGGCAATCGAAAACCTGTAATAATGAATTATACAATGGATGAAAAACCATCCGGATCGCCTGACGGGGCTCATCTGTGCTATGCTAAAAATGGACAATGGTGGATCTACAGCATTATGGAGGACACTCATACCTGTCTTACAATTGATCTACCTAATTCATTTTTTGCAGAGGATAACAACCGACCATCAGAAAACCCGTCTTACGGCATTGGGGGATGGACTACTGACGGTGAAATTATTCTCTATGATAAATATGATCTTTGGAAGATATCATTAGACGGAAAAATAAAAAAGAGATTAACTCAAGGGAGGGAAATGCAAAAGACTTTTCGCATTAAGACCTTCAATTCTGATCCTTTACAAAGTGTAACCGAATCTAATAAAAATTCGCTGGACCTAAAAAAGAGACTTCTTTTGGAAACCTCCGATAAAGAAACAGCTCAGACAGGTCTGGGTTATTGGAGCATAAAATCCGGTATGAAGGATATGGTCTGGGAAAGCAAAAAAATAAGCCAGATTAAAAAAGCTGCTGATAAAGACATTTATATGTACGTGACCGAAAACTTTGAATCGCCACCCAAGTTAATGCTATATGATACCAAGCCGAAAGAAATCATGCAGAGCAACCCCCAGCAGAAATATTTTTACTGGAGCAGAAATGAAAAAATTGAATACATTTCCGATGGTATCAAAACAAAAGGTATTCTCTTCTACCCTTCGAATTTCAAAGCGGATAAAAAATATCCTATGGTAGTGCACATCTATGAGCGTCAGTTCAGTTACTTAAATGATTATGTAAATCCTTCACTGATTTCTGACGATGGCTTCAATGTCCATAATTATACGGCTAACGGCTACTTTGTCTTGTTTCCTGATATTAATTATGAATTTGGAAATCTAAAAAAAACGGTAACCAATAGTGTTCTTGCGGCTGTAGACACAGTAATAGCCAAAGGACTTGTAGCTCCTGAAAAGGTAGGTCTCATTGGACATTCTTTCGGAGGCTACGAGGTCGATCTGATCATTACACAGACTGACCGTTTTGCTGCTGCTGTATCAGGCGCCGCAATAACGGATCTCATATCGACCTATTTATATGTAGGTCCAACTTTTAGAAGACCTGATTTTTTCCGGACTGAAAACCACCAGCTCCGCATTGGAAAATCACTTTTCGAAGATATGAAGAGCTACCTCGAAAATTCCCCTGTACTGTTAGCTTCAGGTGTCAATACACCTCTGCTTAGTTGGGCAGGAGCCGAGGACCGTCACGTAAATTCCCAGCAAAGTATGGAATTTTATCTCGCATTAAGACGGCAGAATAAAGAACATATATTACTGTTTTACCCGGATGAGGAACATGGTTTGGAACAAAAGCAGAATGCAACAGATCTGAACATTCGTATTATGGAGTGGTTTAATTCCTACCTGAAAGGTGCTAATAAAAAAGAGTGGTTTAGTACTTACTATCAATAAAATTATCTACTACATATAATAAACAAAGATGCCTCCGCCGTTTGTAAACAGCTGAGGCATCCTTTTTTCTAAAACAGCACCTTACGGATTACTTCTCTTTAGA includes:
- a CDS encoding S9 family peptidase translates to MLTPTDYQLWSKLYAGKISNNGKWVSYRLHYPYTDTDTLVLQKAEFTKKYLFPHCTTGKFNAELQFACISHDTLYLQNLKTGKTDIVSSTVAFDFSANHKFIVLFVKTSDKKLNLEIRNMAGNQIYQKKEISSYCFDPEQNGLIYTSLEHNLYNTELILFKNEIEKRILTTNHNVPVKKLFWKAGGISFMSHNHGQSCFYYYNVAKAKLNTLDSKSSGFPQGMQITDSPIGNAMHSENGRNVIIWLKEHNDLLQKTDPKKVQIWNTKDKLLFDYRKYLSNPKTSDKMAVWNMQDNTVIQITDRKFSNGFLSTDYNSAFIYDPIAYEPQSKQFCPFDLYIMDLKNGNRKPVIMNYTMDEKPSGSPDGAHLCYAKNGQWWIYSIMEDTHTCLTIDLPNSFFAEDNNRPSENPSYGIGGWTTDGEIILYDKYDLWKISLDGKIKKRLTQGREMQKTFRIKTFNSDPLQSVTESNKNSLDLKKRLLLETSDKETAQTGLGYWSIKSGMKDMVWESKKISQIKKAADKDIYMYVTENFESPPKLMLYDTKPKEIMQSNPQQKYFYWSRNEKIEYISDGIKTKGILFYPSNFKADKKYPMVVHIYERQFSYLNDYVNPSLISDDGFNVHNYTANGYFVLFPDINYEFGNLKKTVTNSVLAAVDTVIAKGLVAPEKVGLIGHSFGGYEVDLIITQTDRFAAAVSGAAITDLISTYLYVGPTFRRPDFFRTENHQLRIGKSLFEDMKSYLENSPVLLASGVNTPLLSWAGAEDRHVNSQQSMEFYLALRRQNKEHILLFYPDEEHGLEQKQNATDLNIRIMEWFNSYLKGANKKEWFSTYYQ
- a CDS encoding SusC/RagA family TonB-linked outer membrane protein codes for the protein MNYFSFYKDGKALYCLIFTGMLLTFSSSFAYNSKRHLNTFYQQNQVEGTVTDHTSPLPGVTITIKGKSNLSAITDYNGHYFINAAASDSLVISFIGFKTKILPVDGNSKIDITLDYDTTTLKEVKINAGYYYVKDKERTGSITRITSRDIKRQPVTNVLATMQGRMPGVNIVQNTGMPGSGFTVEIRGINSLRSDGNSPLYIIDGVPYSSQGIGSSYTSANMPQQNSPLNSINPLDIASIEVLKDADATAIYGSRGANGVVLITTKKSKAGKTSFTADYSNGIGRVTRYKDVLDTPRYLAMRKEAFANDGVTQYPSNAYDINGTWDQNRNTNWQRELIGGTADYTNLTSTLSGGSAQTQFRLSGNYSKETTVFPGSFDYIRAGGRANINHESEDKRFKVNFSAVYTAQVSSMPLVDFTQTALQLSPNAPALYDQSGNLNWENNTFQNPLAILNGKTKGNTYDLFANVSLSYELGAGFTASGNFGYTDLDQKQINLQPSTIYNPSYGLGTESSLAISNVLNRNSWIVEPKLSWVKNIGNMTIDALAGTTFQQQKGDQLITQSRGFSSNSLVSNPASSSTTTILNSDETIYKYQAFFARINLNLAGRYILNFTGRRDGSSRFGPGRQFADFGAVGAAWIFSESKWLNENISFLSFGKIRMSYGTTGNDQIGDYQFMDTYNTSGTKYQGISGMQPSRLFNADFGWETNKKAEFAIETGFIKDRILAGFAWFQNRSSNQLVGIPLPGTTGFSSIQANLDATVQNTGIEITLKTQNIINNNFSWSTNFNLTSIKNELLSFPGLDVSTYKNRYVIGQPLNLVKAYHYTGIDPATGTYQFEDVNGDGVFTANEDKKTVKNLNPKYYGGLQNHLRFHKLELDFLFQFVKQENYDENYGQPMPGTMNNQSTSIASHWQSEDKDQGTYQGYSVSNSSKLQAYLRYTQSDASISDASYIRLKNISLTYELPKTWTKKITCRLSLQGQNVLTFTKYKGIDPEFRSTGYLPPLKIYTSSIQLTF
- a CDS encoding helix-turn-helix domain-containing protein, which gives rise to MIRDLINTNLDDLPIRGLAIHIIKNYVSKSPVSESFRVSNYSILLIKSGKLTVQFQKTDQVLAEMDLLVIPSDSFCSIVQFEGKLQFYLITFSFEFAIKNSLRQELIEALHFIITRASIKIKLDEKEMLILSLIYKVLYFVTRDPAVSGNDNELHGISFNLFMYELRLIYAKHSNDFALQFTRKESLIIRFLTILSIHYRKQHNAQFYAGSLFVTAGYLNQMVKEITGKTVKKLIVETIISEAEKLLEDPHNTVSQIAEDLEFTSANSFTVFFKRHTNLSPSQYRLSAMEKNKTR
- a CDS encoding histone H1 produces the protein MNDLIAKINAEIETFKTETESFSEKGVKAAGARARKASLEIEKLLKEFRKVSIEESKK
- a CDS encoding helix-turn-helix domain-containing protein gives rise to the protein MTQHRYLFLLITTQLIISQGNNFKIPDSLRNKNYEYLDDKIYFYKGDSTKAAIYMYTYLYKAKKEQNYTEIVNGYQNILHESPEKQRLIYADSMILEAQKSGMNTLLGSAYLSKGIVYYSRKELHEALDNYIEANKYISKTSDQYLKYKVKYNIAIIKSYLGYYDEAIALLTECVDHFKNEGARPYLNSLHALGLAYNKIGNYGKCTQTNLLGLSESERLGNKDMVPYFIHSEAVNQFFKEDYNDAIKNLKSVSDQIKKNEDFASESISCFYIGKSYWKLKKYENAVSYFLKVDQIYKSHGYIRPDLREAYELLIKYYKTKNNLDLQLYCIDQLLLADNYLNETYKYLVSKLHKEYDTNELIFEKEQIQEQFIKKKKQVYAFTGLAVSLLLLSLFLTFNHFRNRRLYKKNFDQLMLQLNTGKAPKDKFRSSGDNLADINPETVSYIIKQLEKFENEKKFLQKDLTISKLAVMFNSNQTYVSRIIRHYSGKAFKDYINDLKIEHIIALLHNNKKIRKYNNVALAEEAGFGSKQLFAQLFKAKTGMPTAYFIEQLKTESL
- a CDS encoding RagB/SusD family nutrient uptake outer membrane protein, which translates into the protein MKNIKFIIKSELLSVTFSFLFSACTGFTDVDLPSSQLTATAVFQEKSTATAGMVDIYSKMRDKGLLTGYTSGLSVQLGLYADELSFYGSPATIQANFYNNTLMQTDTALLDLWNSSYSQIYAANSVIEGVSASAKLSAADKQQLMGEAIFVRSLIHFYLLNTFGPIPYINSTNYKNNSTVSRLPEKSVYEKIKNDLELASDLLPEAYAGSDRTRPNKFAAKALLARVCLYMELWEEAANAASAVLNQTDLYKWPQSINNLFEKQSLSTIWQFIPATTGANTYEGISFVFLQGPPALVAVSSDLYNAFTSEDLRKVQWIKTVSNGSSTWYHAYKYKNQSSTAASMEYSIVLRLAEQYLIRAESRAHTGDLIGAKEDLNKTRNLAGLTNTASVTAEEILQSVYRERQLELFTEFGHRFFDLKRTGRLNEVLSPVKAQWNTSDRLFPLPESELLLNPNLLPQNEGY